A single region of the Nocardioides ochotonae genome encodes:
- a CDS encoding ABC transporter substrate-binding protein, with the protein MTIHLHRVAALGAALILGAGSFAACGANDEESDNNDSGGDSASGGTIALLLPESKTTRYEAFDKPLFEAKVAELCPDCEVDYYNADQDEQKQAQQVTSALTAGADVMVLDPVNGAGATGMVQEAQGQDVPVIAYDRFIEGADYYMSFDNETVGKMQAEALAEAVGDKGSILMLNGAPTDPNAAQFKAGAHSVLDKSGVKILAEYDNPDWSPENAQQWTTDQLSKYDPSEIVGVYAANDGQAGGVVAAMTGAGVALNQLPPITGQDAEIAAIQRILAGEQAMTIYKPIAIEAETAAEVAVQLANGEEPGATSDTGVDQTDFEGVTSYIFDPIVVTADNVADTVIADGFYTAEDICTGDYAKACTEAGIS; encoded by the coding sequence ATGACCATCCACCTTCACCGCGTGGCGGCCCTGGGGGCCGCACTCATCCTGGGCGCCGGTTCCTTCGCGGCCTGCGGCGCCAACGACGAGGAGAGCGACAACAACGACAGCGGGGGCGACAGCGCGTCCGGCGGCACCATCGCGCTGCTGCTCCCGGAGTCCAAGACCACCCGCTACGAGGCGTTCGACAAGCCGCTCTTCGAGGCGAAGGTCGCCGAGCTCTGTCCGGACTGCGAGGTCGACTACTACAACGCCGACCAGGACGAGCAGAAGCAGGCCCAGCAGGTCACCAGCGCGCTGACCGCGGGCGCCGACGTGATGGTGCTCGATCCGGTCAACGGGGCCGGTGCCACCGGCATGGTCCAGGAGGCGCAGGGCCAGGACGTGCCGGTCATCGCCTACGACCGGTTCATCGAGGGCGCCGACTACTACATGTCCTTCGACAACGAGACCGTCGGCAAGATGCAGGCCGAGGCGCTCGCCGAGGCGGTCGGCGACAAGGGCAGCATCCTGATGCTCAACGGTGCGCCCACCGATCCCAACGCCGCGCAGTTCAAGGCCGGCGCGCACAGCGTGCTCGACAAGAGCGGCGTGAAGATCCTCGCGGAGTACGACAACCCCGACTGGAGCCCCGAGAACGCCCAGCAGTGGACCACCGACCAGCTGAGCAAGTACGACCCCAGCGAGATCGTCGGCGTGTACGCCGCGAACGACGGGCAGGCCGGCGGTGTGGTCGCGGCGATGACCGGTGCCGGCGTCGCCCTCAACCAGCTGCCCCCGATCACCGGGCAGGACGCCGAGATCGCCGCGATCCAGCGCATCCTCGCCGGTGAGCAGGCGATGACGATCTACAAGCCGATCGCGATCGAGGCGGAGACCGCGGCGGAGGTCGCCGTGCAGCTGGCGAACGGCGAGGAGCCGGGCGCCACCAGCGACACCGGCGTCGACCAGACCGACTTCGAGGGCGTGACGTCCTACATCTTCGACCCGATCGTCGTGACTGCGGACAACGTGGCCGACACCGTGATCGCCGACGGCTTCTACACCGCCGAGGACATCTGCACCGGCGACTACGCGAAGGCCTGCACGGAGGCCGGCATCTCCTGA
- a CDS encoding ROK family transcriptional regulator, whose protein sequence is MSSVRSAPGSTSALRVANQQRVLDVLRGAVADVPADGTPSTAYTQAELARTTGLAPATVSNIVRELTGAGLAETTPGAGRRGSAVRLSAAAGTVAGIDFGHSHVAVAVGDLVGRVRRERRVPLEDPADHRGALALAAALLEELLEGEGPARHVALGLPAPVTDDVIRSAAIFPGWEGIDARAAAAQVLDAPVHVENDANLGALAEHRVGVARGHRSSVFVKISSGVGAGIVIDDQLLHGAGGSAGEIGHLTLDDQGPLCRCGSRGCLEAYTSVGTVLSMMAGQLPGASFDDVVAAARADNVSAQRALEDAGLHLGWGLASIVNLLNPAVVVVGGDMARAGSLILDSARIGLRRHALDAVALTPVVASELGERASLVGAVLLAAERTVLSVD, encoded by the coding sequence ATGTCGTCGGTCCGCTCAGCCCCGGGCTCCACCTCCGCACTGCGGGTGGCCAACCAGCAGCGGGTTCTCGACGTGCTGCGCGGCGCGGTGGCCGACGTCCCCGCGGACGGCACACCGTCCACGGCGTACACCCAGGCGGAGCTGGCGCGCACGACCGGCCTGGCGCCGGCCACGGTGTCGAACATCGTGCGCGAGTTGACCGGGGCCGGGCTCGCCGAGACCACGCCGGGCGCGGGCCGGCGCGGCTCGGCCGTGCGGCTCTCGGCCGCCGCCGGGACGGTGGCCGGCATCGACTTCGGCCACAGCCACGTCGCGGTGGCGGTCGGCGACCTCGTGGGCCGGGTGCGCCGGGAGCGGCGGGTCCCGCTGGAGGATCCCGCCGACCACCGCGGCGCGCTGGCCCTGGCTGCCGCCCTCCTGGAGGAGCTGCTCGAGGGCGAGGGCCCGGCGCGGCACGTCGCGCTGGGCCTGCCCGCGCCGGTCACCGACGATGTCATCCGCTCCGCGGCCATCTTCCCCGGGTGGGAGGGCATCGATGCCCGAGCCGCCGCGGCCCAGGTGCTCGACGCGCCCGTGCACGTGGAGAACGACGCCAACCTGGGCGCGCTGGCCGAGCACCGCGTCGGGGTCGCCCGCGGGCACCGCAGCTCGGTGTTCGTGAAGATCTCCTCCGGGGTCGGCGCCGGGATCGTCATCGACGACCAGCTCCTGCACGGCGCCGGCGGCAGCGCCGGCGAGATCGGTCACCTGACCCTCGACGACCAGGGCCCGCTGTGCCGCTGCGGCAGCCGCGGCTGCCTGGAGGCCTACACCTCCGTCGGCACCGTGCTCTCGATGATGGCCGGCCAGCTGCCCGGAGCCAGCTTCGACGACGTCGTGGCCGCCGCCCGCGCCGACAACGTCTCCGCGCAGCGCGCGCTCGAGGACGCCGGCCTGCACCTCGGCTGGGGCCTGGCCAGCATCGTCAACCTGCTCAACCCCGCCGTCGTCGTCGTCGGCGGCGACATGGCCCGCGCGGGCTCCCTGATCCTGGACTCGGCCCGCATCGGGCTGCGCCGCCACGCCCTCGACGCGGTCGCCCTCACCCCCGTGGTGGCCAGCGAGCTGGGCGAGCGCGCCAGCCTCGTGGGAGCGGTCCTGCTGGCCGCTGAGCGCACGGTCCTCTCGGTCGACTGA
- a CDS encoding DUF5709 domain-containing protein encodes MTSNDTNPDPGDREIYGDYSVDDEDQPGAEDMLLNDDIVDEADRGYSPPEKYSPAQGYGNTPWEEEHRETIDQRERQEIPEPDPYEQAAAEDLDTIEGTTASSEVGDQRAGRLVDPNEGIGEDTEPDLVGRDVGIDGAAASAEEAAVHVVPDDELE; translated from the coding sequence ATGACGAGCAACGACACCAACCCGGACCCGGGCGACCGCGAGATCTACGGCGACTACAGCGTCGACGACGAGGACCAGCCGGGCGCCGAGGACATGCTCCTGAACGACGACATCGTGGACGAGGCGGACCGCGGCTACTCCCCGCCCGAGAAGTACTCCCCCGCACAGGGCTACGGCAACACGCCCTGGGAGGAGGAGCACCGCGAGACCATCGACCAGCGCGAGCGCCAGGAGATCCCCGAGCCGGATCCCTACGAGCAGGCCGCGGCCGAGGACCTCGACACGATCGAGGGCACCACGGCGAGCAGCGAGGTCGGCGACCAGCGCGCCGGACGCCTCGTGGACCCCAACGAGGGCATCGGCGAGGACACCGAGCCCGACCTGGTGGGTCGCGACGTCGGCATCGACGGTGCGGCCGCCTCGGCCGAGGAGGCCGCCGTCCACGTCGTACCCGACGACGAGCTGGAGTAG
- a CDS encoding antibiotic biosynthesis monooxygenase family protein: MILEHALLPVRPGTAEEFLAAFAEARTIISASPGFGSLELSRCVERPDTFLLLVEWERLEDHTEGFRGSAAYAEWRRLLHHFYDPFPVVEHFERVLEG, translated from the coding sequence ATGATCCTCGAGCACGCCCTGCTGCCCGTCCGGCCCGGGACGGCCGAGGAGTTCCTCGCCGCGTTCGCGGAGGCGAGGACCATCATCTCGGCCAGTCCCGGCTTCGGGAGCCTCGAGCTCTCACGCTGCGTGGAGCGCCCCGACACCTTCCTGCTCCTCGTGGAGTGGGAGCGCCTGGAGGACCACACCGAGGGGTTCCGGGGCTCCGCGGCGTACGCGGAGTGGCGGCGCCTGCTGCACCACTTCTACGACCCGTTCCCGGTCGTGGAGCACTTCGAGCGCGTGCTCGAGGGATGA
- a CDS encoding SHOCT domain-containing protein, whose protein sequence is MTGTLLLILGEIPWEDEPTLDDDFGEVASGVPVAFGLFFALIVVIGIASAIWRVSTARRMARDAGLDEDDATRMALLSDQGLSTTYLASSLRAQQPPAQQPPAQRSGEARPVAERLRELTALRDDGLLTEEEYAERRRAILDDV, encoded by the coding sequence ATGACGGGCACCCTGCTGCTGATCCTCGGCGAGATCCCGTGGGAGGACGAGCCGACCCTCGACGACGACTTCGGTGAGGTCGCCAGCGGCGTGCCGGTGGCGTTCGGCCTGTTCTTCGCGCTGATCGTCGTCATCGGCATCGCCTCGGCGATCTGGCGGGTGTCCACGGCGCGCCGGATGGCACGGGACGCCGGCCTCGACGAGGACGACGCCACCAGGATGGCGCTGCTCAGCGACCAGGGGCTGAGCACGACGTACCTCGCCTCGAGCCTGCGCGCCCAGCAGCCCCCGGCCCAGCAACCCCCGGCCCAGCGATCCGGCGAGGCGCGACCGGTCGCGGAGCGGCTGCGCGAGCTCACCGCGCTGCGCGACGACGGCCTGCTCACCGAGGAGGAGTACGCCGAGCGCCGGCGCGCGATCCTCGACGACGTCTGA
- a CDS encoding VOC family protein, which translates to MERAVHHLDLWVSDPGLAVDEWGWLLGELGWEIDIEGSSWVHPDGTYLFLERSADQLDVPHDRMRPGLNHLALLMPEDADRAALDRLRAESSGHGWHELFADRFPHAGGEQHTALYLTNSEGFEVEVVLA; encoded by the coding sequence ATGGAGCGCGCGGTGCACCACCTCGACCTGTGGGTGTCCGATCCAGGCCTGGCGGTCGACGAGTGGGGCTGGCTGCTCGGTGAGCTGGGCTGGGAGATCGACATCGAGGGCTCCTCGTGGGTCCACCCCGACGGGACCTACCTGTTCCTCGAGCGCTCGGCGGACCAGCTCGACGTGCCCCACGACCGGATGCGCCCCGGCCTCAACCACCTCGCGCTGCTGATGCCGGAGGACGCCGACCGGGCCGCGCTCGACCGGCTCCGTGCGGAGTCGTCGGGCCACGGCTGGCACGAGCTGTTCGCCGACCGGTTCCCGCACGCGGGCGGGGAGCAGCACACCGCGCTGTACCTGACCAACTCCGAGGGGTTCGAGGTCGAGGTCGTGCTGGCCTGA
- a CDS encoding TIGR03619 family F420-dependent LLM class oxidoreductase translates to MRFSINTAFLPTEQLLEIARVADALGYHGIAVPEHVVDLETLRTPYPYTPDGQRRWSLDAQWPDPWVLIGALAAVTTRLRFVTTVYVPALRHPLTVAKAVGTAAVLSGNRVALGVGIGWCEEEFELLGQDFRTRGRRTDEALALCRAMWTPGMKSFEGEFHSVPPLAMEPTPTEQPPIYVGGLSEVAFRRAARHDGWVGDMYRTDEAIAHAARLAEVRREQGRAGDFEVLVALTDAFLPEHFRRAREGGVTECMTMPWAYYHGMHATLAQKLESMERFAADVIAPLAEAA, encoded by the coding sequence ATGCGGTTCTCGATCAACACGGCCTTCCTGCCCACCGAGCAGCTCCTCGAGATCGCCCGGGTGGCCGACGCGCTGGGCTACCACGGCATCGCGGTGCCCGAGCACGTCGTGGACCTCGAGACGCTGCGCACGCCGTACCCCTACACCCCCGACGGACAACGGCGCTGGAGCCTGGACGCGCAGTGGCCGGACCCGTGGGTGCTCATCGGCGCCCTCGCCGCGGTGACCACCCGGCTGCGGTTCGTGACCACTGTCTACGTGCCCGCGCTGCGTCACCCGCTCACGGTCGCCAAGGCGGTCGGCACCGCGGCCGTGCTCTCCGGCAACCGGGTGGCGCTCGGCGTCGGGATCGGCTGGTGCGAGGAGGAGTTCGAGCTGCTCGGCCAGGACTTCCGCACCCGCGGCCGTCGTACCGACGAGGCGCTCGCGCTGTGCCGCGCGATGTGGACGCCGGGGATGAAGTCCTTCGAGGGCGAGTTCCACTCGGTGCCGCCGCTCGCGATGGAGCCGACCCCCACCGAGCAGCCCCCGATCTACGTCGGCGGGCTCTCCGAGGTCGCCTTCCGCCGCGCCGCGCGCCACGACGGCTGGGTCGGCGACATGTACCGCACCGACGAGGCGATCGCCCACGCCGCCCGGCTTGCCGAGGTGCGCCGCGAGCAGGGCCGCGCCGGCGACTTCGAGGTGCTCGTCGCGCTGACCGACGCGTTCCTCCCCGAGCACTTCCGCCGTGCCCGGGAGGGCGGCGTCACCGAGTGCATGACCATGCCGTGGGCCTACTACCACGGCATGCACGCCACGCTCGCGCAGAAGCTCGAGAGCATGGAGCGCTTCGCCGCCGACGTCATCGCGCCGCTGGCGGAGGCTGCCTGA
- the guaA gene encoding glutamine-hydrolyzing GMP synthase, whose amino-acid sequence MSATSSAATPDHDLVLVVDFGAQYAQLIARRVREARVYSEIVPHTVPVAEMLARKPKAIILSGGPSSVYAEGAPGIDQALFEAGTPVFGMCYGFQLMAQGLGGEVAHTGAREYGRTPVTIAEPGTLLAGVPVEHNVWMSHGDSVAQAPEGFTVLASTADTPVAAFENVDRGFAGVQWHPEVLHSEHGQEILEHFLHDIAGCRQTWTMVNIVEEQVELIREQVGEGRAICALSGGVDSAVAAAIVQRAIGDRLTCVYVDHGMMRAGETAQVKRDFEEVFDSLDVVDAEERFLDALAGVTDPETKRKIIGREFIRTFEAAQVRVFGDAHGTGYLVQGTLYPDVVESGGGAGTSNIKSHHNVGGLPDDLDFELIEPLRTLFKDEVRAVGEQLGLPDTMVWRQPFPGPGLGIRIIGEVTRERLDILRQADLIAREELTRSGLDREIWQMPVVLLADVRSVGVQGDGRTYGHPVVLRPVTSEDAMTADWARLPYEVMERISTRITNEVAEINRVTIDITSKPPGTIEWE is encoded by the coding sequence ATGTCTGCGACTTCTTCGGCGGCGACGCCCGACCACGACCTCGTCCTGGTCGTCGACTTCGGCGCGCAGTACGCCCAGCTGATCGCGCGCCGGGTGCGCGAGGCGCGGGTCTACTCCGAGATCGTCCCGCACACCGTGCCGGTGGCGGAGATGCTCGCGCGCAAGCCGAAGGCGATCATCCTGTCCGGCGGCCCCTCGAGCGTGTACGCCGAGGGCGCGCCCGGGATCGACCAGGCCCTCTTCGAGGCCGGCACTCCCGTGTTCGGCATGTGCTACGGCTTCCAGCTGATGGCCCAGGGCCTCGGCGGCGAGGTCGCGCACACCGGTGCGCGCGAGTACGGCCGCACCCCGGTGACGATCGCCGAGCCGGGCACCCTGCTCGCCGGCGTACCGGTCGAGCACAACGTGTGGATGTCGCACGGCGACTCCGTGGCGCAGGCGCCGGAGGGCTTCACCGTGCTGGCGTCCACCGCGGACACCCCGGTCGCCGCCTTCGAGAACGTCGACCGCGGCTTCGCCGGCGTGCAGTGGCACCCCGAGGTGCTGCACTCCGAGCACGGCCAGGAGATCCTCGAGCACTTCCTCCACGACATCGCCGGCTGCCGCCAGACCTGGACGATGGTCAACATCGTCGAGGAGCAGGTCGAGCTGATCCGCGAGCAGGTCGGTGAGGGTCGCGCGATCTGCGCCCTGTCCGGTGGTGTCGACTCCGCCGTGGCCGCCGCGATCGTGCAGCGCGCCATCGGCGACCGCCTCACCTGCGTCTACGTCGACCACGGCATGATGCGCGCCGGCGAGACCGCCCAGGTCAAGCGGGACTTCGAGGAGGTCTTCGACTCCCTCGACGTGGTCGACGCCGAGGAGCGCTTCCTCGACGCGCTGGCCGGGGTCACCGACCCGGAGACCAAGCGCAAGATCATCGGCCGCGAGTTCATCCGCACCTTCGAGGCCGCCCAGGTGCGCGTGTTCGGCGACGCCCACGGCACCGGCTACCTCGTCCAGGGCACGCTCTACCCCGACGTGGTCGAGTCCGGCGGCGGTGCCGGCACCTCCAACATCAAGTCCCACCACAACGTCGGTGGCCTGCCCGACGACCTCGACTTCGAGCTGATCGAGCCGCTGCGCACGCTGTTCAAGGACGAGGTCCGTGCGGTCGGCGAGCAGCTCGGGCTGCCCGACACGATGGTGTGGCGCCAGCCGTTCCCGGGCCCCGGCCTCGGTATCCGGATCATCGGCGAGGTCACCCGCGAGCGCCTCGACATTCTGCGCCAGGCCGACCTGATCGCCCGCGAGGAGCTGACCCGCTCCGGCCTGGACCGCGAGATCTGGCAGATGCCGGTCGTGCTGCTCGCCGACGTCCGCTCGGTCGGTGTCCAGGGCGACGGCCGCACCTACGGCCACCCCGTCGTGCTGCGCCCGGTCACCTCCGAGGACGCGATGACGGCCGACTGGGCGCGCCTGCCCTATGAGGTCATGGAGCGCATCTCCACGCGGATCACCAACGAGGTGGCGGAGATCAACCGGGTGACGATCGACATCACGTCGAAGCCCCCGGGGACCATCGAGTGGGAGTGA
- a CDS encoding GMC oxidoreductase, with protein MSSSESASDGGAELDFDVLVIGSGFGGSVTALRLSEKGYRVGVLEAGARFRDEDLPRHSFEVDKYLFRPEIGCYGIQRIDAIRDCMIVSGAGVGGGSLVYANTLYEPLPAFFNDPQWSHITDWRSELAPYYDQAKRMLGVVENPLRTPADEVMEKVATEMGVADTFAPTPVGVFFGGPGDQPGDVVADPYFGGAGPDRKTCIGCGGCMTGCLHNAKNTLVKNYLYLAEQRGVKVLPLTTVTRLAPRAGGGYDVHVRFTKAKTGRRSARRVLTAQQVVVAASALGTQRLLHRMRDEGHLPQISERLGYLSRTNSESILGAIAPDTKVDYSQGIAITSSFHPDADTHIEPVRYGKGSNFMSLLQTVLTEGDGPAPRWQTWLRETWKQRRHVRDLYDLRHWSERTVIALVMQSLDNSITTYTKRIPGTRRRYLTSRQGHGVPNPTWIPAANTAVKAMARIINGTPGGNIGEQFNRPLTAHFIGGCAIGDSPETGVIDPYQRVYGHPGLHIADGSAVTANLGVNPSLTITAQAERAMSLWPNKGEADPRPDLGAAYVRIAPVAPRDPAVPPTAPAALRLPVVGVS; from the coding sequence GTGAGCAGCAGCGAGAGTGCCAGTGACGGGGGCGCGGAGCTCGACTTCGACGTGCTGGTGATCGGGTCCGGCTTCGGCGGCTCGGTCACCGCGCTGCGGCTGAGCGAGAAGGGCTACCGCGTCGGGGTGCTCGAGGCCGGCGCCCGGTTCCGCGACGAGGACCTGCCCCGGCACTCCTTCGAGGTCGACAAGTACCTCTTCCGCCCCGAGATCGGCTGCTACGGCATCCAGCGCATCGACGCGATCCGCGACTGCATGATCGTGTCGGGCGCCGGGGTGGGCGGTGGCTCGCTGGTCTACGCCAACACGCTCTACGAGCCGCTGCCGGCGTTCTTCAACGACCCGCAGTGGAGCCACATCACCGACTGGCGCTCTGAGCTCGCGCCGTACTACGACCAGGCGAAGCGGATGCTGGGCGTGGTCGAGAACCCGCTGCGCACCCCGGCCGACGAGGTGATGGAGAAGGTCGCGACCGAGATGGGCGTGGCCGACACCTTCGCGCCCACGCCCGTGGGCGTCTTCTTCGGCGGCCCCGGCGACCAGCCGGGCGACGTGGTGGCCGACCCGTACTTCGGCGGCGCCGGCCCGGACCGCAAGACCTGCATCGGCTGCGGCGGCTGCATGACCGGCTGCCTGCACAACGCCAAGAACACCCTGGTCAAGAACTACCTCTACCTCGCCGAGCAGCGCGGGGTGAAGGTGCTGCCGCTGACCACCGTCACCCGGCTCGCGCCGCGGGCCGGCGGCGGCTACGACGTGCACGTGCGCTTCACCAAGGCCAAGACCGGGCGGCGCTCGGCACGCCGGGTGCTCACCGCCCAGCAGGTCGTGGTGGCGGCCTCCGCGCTGGGCACCCAGCGGCTGCTGCACCGGATGCGCGACGAGGGGCACCTGCCGCAGATCTCCGAGCGGCTGGGCTACCTCTCGCGCACCAACTCCGAGTCGATCCTCGGCGCCATCGCGCCGGACACCAAGGTCGACTACAGCCAGGGCATCGCGATCACGTCCAGCTTCCACCCCGACGCCGACACCCACATCGAGCCGGTGCGCTACGGCAAGGGCAGCAACTTCATGTCGCTGCTGCAGACGGTGCTCACCGAGGGCGACGGCCCGGCGCCGCGCTGGCAGACCTGGCTGCGCGAGACCTGGAAGCAGCGCCGCCACGTGCGCGACCTCTACGACCTGCGGCACTGGTCGGAGCGCACCGTGATCGCGCTGGTGATGCAGAGCCTGGACAACTCGATCACCACCTACACCAAGCGCATCCCCGGCACCCGGCGGCGCTACCTGACCTCGCGGCAGGGCCACGGTGTCCCGAACCCCACCTGGATCCCGGCGGCGAACACCGCCGTCAAGGCGATGGCGCGGATCATCAACGGCACCCCGGGCGGCAACATCGGCGAGCAGTTCAACCGCCCGCTGACCGCGCACTTCATCGGCGGCTGCGCGATCGGCGACTCACCCGAGACCGGCGTCATCGACCCCTACCAGCGCGTCTACGGCCACCCCGGCCTGCACATCGCCGACGGCTCCGCGGTCACCGCCAACCTCGGGGTCAACCCGTCGCTGACGATCACCGCCCAGGCCGAGCGGGCGATGTCGCTGTGGCCCAACAAGGGCGAGGCCGACCCGCGCCCGGACCTGGGGGCGGCGTACGTCCGCATCGCGCCGGTGGCGCCGCGCGACCCGGCGGTGCCGCCGACCGCGCCGGCCGCGCTGAGGCTGCCGGTGGTGGGCGTCAGCTGA
- a CDS encoding succinic semialdehyde dehydrogenase — MSASNPTPGGPLVEGPHDPEHDPTASYALEPDYVSALTSRIAATSGRTHEVRSPLNGAPLAHVPQSSTTDVAEAFARARRAQESWARVPVAERAAALLRLHDLVLDRQDEIVDLIVWESGKARKHAFDEPLHIALTARYYGRTAGEHLGTQRKLGVVPGLTRVEVNRVPKGVVGIISPWNYPFTMALCDGLPALAAGNAVVIKPDAQTMLSAALGAQLLEEAGFPADLWQVVAGPGDEIGTAVIGHADYLCFTGSTATGRIVARGCADRLIGCSLELGGKNPLLVLRDADVERAAEGAVRASFSNSGQLCVSTERIFVADQVYDRFVERFVARTQAMTLGATLEWGNDMGPLISQAQLDTVTAHVEDAVAKGARVLAGGKARPDLGPYFFEPTILEHVTPDMTCFGHETFGPVVSIYRFHDEADAIARANEGDYGLNASVYTRDGSRGRAVAAQIRCGTVNVNEAFGAVFASIDSPMGGMRQSGMGRRQGAEGILRYTEPQSVATQRLIRIAPMLGMSDELYGKVMTANLRLMKKLGRP; from the coding sequence ATGAGCGCTTCGAACCCCACGCCCGGTGGTCCCCTCGTCGAGGGCCCGCACGACCCCGAGCACGACCCGACCGCGTCGTACGCCCTCGAGCCCGACTACGTCAGCGCGCTGACCAGCCGGATCGCGGCCACCTCCGGACGCACCCACGAGGTCCGTTCGCCGCTCAACGGAGCCCCGCTGGCGCACGTGCCCCAGTCGAGCACCACCGACGTGGCCGAGGCGTTCGCGCGGGCCCGCCGGGCGCAGGAGTCCTGGGCCCGGGTGCCGGTCGCCGAGCGCGCCGCCGCCCTGCTGCGCCTGCACGACCTGGTGCTGGACCGCCAGGACGAGATCGTCGACCTGATCGTGTGGGAGTCGGGCAAGGCCCGCAAGCACGCCTTCGACGAGCCGCTCCACATCGCGCTGACTGCGCGCTACTACGGCCGCACCGCCGGTGAGCACCTCGGCACCCAGCGCAAGCTCGGCGTGGTCCCGGGCCTGACCCGCGTCGAGGTCAACCGGGTCCCGAAGGGCGTCGTCGGCATCATCTCGCCGTGGAACTACCCGTTCACGATGGCGCTGTGCGACGGGCTGCCGGCGCTGGCCGCGGGCAACGCGGTGGTGATCAAGCCCGACGCCCAGACGATGCTCTCCGCGGCGCTCGGCGCCCAGCTGCTCGAGGAGGCCGGGTTCCCCGCCGACCTGTGGCAGGTCGTGGCCGGCCCCGGCGACGAGATCGGCACCGCGGTGATCGGGCACGCCGACTACCTCTGCTTCACCGGCTCCACCGCGACCGGCCGGATCGTCGCGCGCGGCTGTGCGGACCGCCTGATCGGCTGCTCCCTGGAGCTCGGCGGCAAGAACCCGCTGCTCGTGCTGCGCGACGCCGACGTGGAGCGGGCCGCGGAGGGTGCGGTGCGCGCGTCGTTCTCCAACTCCGGGCAGCTGTGCGTCTCCACCGAGCGGATCTTCGTGGCCGACCAGGTCTACGACCGCTTCGTGGAGCGGTTCGTGGCCCGCACCCAGGCGATGACGCTGGGCGCGACGCTGGAGTGGGGCAACGACATGGGCCCGCTGATCAGCCAGGCCCAGCTCGACACCGTCACCGCCCACGTCGAGGACGCGGTCGCCAAGGGCGCGCGGGTGCTCGCCGGCGGCAAGGCCCGTCCGGACCTCGGGCCGTACTTCTTCGAGCCGACGATCCTCGAGCACGTCACCCCCGACATGACCTGCTTCGGCCACGAGACGTTCGGCCCGGTCGTCTCGATCTACCGCTTCCACGACGAGGCCGATGCGATCGCCCGCGCCAACGAGGGGGACTACGGCCTCAACGCCTCGGTCTACACCCGTGACGGCTCGCGGGGGCGCGCCGTGGCGGCCCAGATCCGCTGCGGCACCGTGAACGTCAACGAGGCCTTCGGTGCGGTCTTCGCCAGCATCGACAGCCCGATGGGCGGCATGCGCCAGTCGGGGATGGGCAGGCGCCAGGGCGCCGAGGGGATCCTGCGCTACACCGAGCCGCAGTCGGTGGCCACCCAGCGGCTGATCCGGATCGCCCCGATGCTCGGGATGTCCGATGAGCTGTACGGCAAGGTCATGACGGCCAACCTGCGCCTGATGAAGAAGCTCGGCCGCCCGTGA